In Nodosilinea sp. PGN35, the genomic stretch CCTAGAAGCGTAGCTAGCGCCAGTAGTCAGGGGTTGCGTGGCTGTGTTTGCAAAGCATCCCCAGTGAAGGACGGCGGCCACGGCTTAATCCATGCAGGGATTTTTTCAGTCTTCGTTATTCTGTTTTCGTTTTTTTGCTACGTAGCTCAATAGGCTGGAGCCGCCAGGCAGGAGATCATCGCGCCGAGAATCGATCCGGCAATCACCTGAAACGGAGTGTGGCCCAGCAGCTCTTTGAGGCGGTCTTCTCGAATTTCGGGTTTTTCCTGAAATAGCTCGTCAATGATTTGGTTGAGCACCTTGGCCTGCTTGCCCGCCGCCTGCCGCACCCCCGCTGCGTCGTACATGACGATCACCGAGAATACAGCGGTGGCGGCAAAGATGGGGCTTGACCAGCCCAGGGTTTGACCA encodes the following:
- a CDS encoding divergent PAP2 family protein, with the translated sequence MDSFSDIFNNHVLVVALIACFTAQGLKAIIELVRHRKLNLRVMVETGGMPSAHSALVTALTGGIGQTLGWSSPIFAATAVFSVIVMYDAAGVRQAAGKQAKVLNQIIDELFQEKPEIREDRLKELLGHTPFQVIAGSILGAMISCLAAPAY